Part of the Gemmatimonadota bacterium genome is shown below.
GGCGTGGCCGGCATCAGTCATTGGAAAAGGCGAGTCGGGGGACCGCGTGTGTGCAACCCAAGAATAGTGGCGGCGGTGGGCGGCGGCAATGGCCCGGACCAGGTTTCCTTGCTATGCTGCCGTCCCGCCAACCGTGGTGCTCTGGGCCGGGCTTCGGCCAACCGGGCGCGCGGTAAGGCCTCCGCGTAGCCAAAGGGGTGGGGTGGCGTAGGATAGTCAATCCGGCCAACATGGAAGAGTAAAACATGGTCCGTGTGCTCGCGCACCAGAAGGTAACCGCGGACGGTGCGGCCCCGCCCGCGCGCTGGCTGCTCTTCCTGCACGGGGTGTATGGCGCGGGCCGCAACTGGGCATCGCTGGCGCGCAGGCTGGTGCGCCGGCGGCGCGACTGGGGCGCCGTGCTGGTGGACCTGCGCGAGCACGGCGGCTCGCGCGGCTTCCCGCCGCCGCATACGCTGCCAGCGGCAGCCGGTGATGTGGCCGCGCTGGTTGCGGCTGAGCGCCTGCGCGCTGCGGCCGTGCTGGGCCATTCCTTTGGCGGCAAGGTCGCGCTGCACCTCCTGACGCTGGGGCTGCCCGGACTCGAGCGGGTGTGGGTGGTAGACTCGACGCCGGAGGCGGGGCCGCCGCGCGGCAGTGCTTGGGAGATGCTCGAGGTGGTCCGCTCGTTGTCGGGGCCGTTCCCTGCACGCCAAGCTGCCGTGGAGCAGCTCGTCGCCCGCGGCATTGCCGCGCCCGTGGCGGAATGGATGAGCACGAATCTGGAGCCGTCCGACCGG
Proteins encoded:
- a CDS encoding alpha/beta hydrolase encodes the protein MVRVLAHQKVTADGAAPPARWLLFLHGVYGAGRNWASLARRLVRRRRDWGAVLVDLREHGGSRGFPPPHTLPAAAGDVAALVAAERLRAAAVLGHSFGGKVALHLLTLGLPGLERVWVVDSTPEAGPPRGSAWEMLEVVRSLSGPFPARQAAVEQLVARGIAAPVAEWMSTNLEPSDRGYRWRLDLETLEALLRDFFRTDLWRVVEEPPPGVRIHFIKAEASGVLSAVACGRLERAGERSGQVFLHRLAGGHWLNADNPEGVLKLLETHL